From Cotesia glomerata isolate CgM1 linkage group LG2, MPM_Cglom_v2.3, whole genome shotgun sequence, a single genomic window includes:
- the LOC123260118 gene encoding calcium uptake protein 1 homolog, mitochondrial isoform X2 — translation MSVQSRYFTIGKNIIFTQLSANSRHKLLSKTYKSQDQVIQVRGFRNFGHGINSDLSRTRTAMLGILAIGITAPYVNWKWIFKQIKKAFTVDAAEMLMEENKEKNNTSVEQADSELKKKKKKQKVGFRDRKIIEYENRMRSYSTPDKIFRYFATVKISSLEGTEIFMTPDDFLRAITPGMQQPDGLGLDQYKRFDPKNVHNKLELELDENSIFYKLGSAGLISFSDYIFLLTVLSTSRRHFEIAFRMFDFNGDGDVDSEEFSKVATLIRQQTSIGNRHRDHANTGNTFKGVNSALTTYFFGSNMDQKLTIEKFLDFQEQLQKEILDLEFERRNPDSDGKITETDFTELLLAYAGYPENKRIKMIKRVKKQFVDNPQGVSKEDYLKFFHFLNNINDVDTALTFYHIAGASIDQATLKHVARTVAHVELSDHVIQVVYTIFDENLDGQLSNREFVAVMKNRVLRGLEKPKDTGFVKLMQSMMKCAKNSYSFDK, via the exons atgtcgGTGCAAAGTCGATACTTTACAATcggtaaaaatataatttttactcaattaTCTGCGAATTCACGTCACAAGCTTCTGAGTAAAACTTACAAAAGTCAAGATCAAGTGATTCAAGTGCGAGGATTTCGTAATTTTGGTCATGGAATCAACAGCGATTTGTCTAGAACTAGAACTGCCATGCTTGGGATCCTCGCAATTGGTATTACGGCACCTTACGTCAACTGGAAATG gattttcaaacaaataaaaaaagcatttACTGTCGACGCTGCTGAAATGTTGATggaagaaaataaagaaaagaataatACCTCCGTAGAACAGGCTGACTCCGaactcaagaaaaaaaagaagaagcaAAAAGTTGGATTTCGCGATCGCAAG ataattGAGTACGAAAATAGAATGCGCTCATACTCAACtccagataaaatttttcgttatttTGCGACAGTAAAGATTTCGAGTTTGGAAGGTACTGAAATCTTCATGACACCAGACGATTTTTTACGAGCCATTACACCTGGCATGCAGCAACCAGACG gtTTGGGATTAGATCAGTACAAACGATTTGATCCAAAG AACGTCCataataaattagaattagAATTAGACGAAAATAGTATCTTCTATAAACTTGGTAGCGCTGGATTGATAAGCTTCTCAGATTACATTTTCTTACTGACAGTCCTTTCAA cATCAAGAAGACATTTTGAAATAGCTTTCCGCATGTTTGATTTCAACGGCGACGGAGATGTTGATTCCGAAGAGTTCAGCAAAGTCGCGACATTAATAAGACAGCAAACGAGTATCGGAAACCGTCACCGCGACCATGCTAACACTGGTAACACCTTCAAAGGAGTAAACTCAGCATTGACCACTTACTTTTTCGGATCCAACATGGACCAGAAATTAACAATCGAAAAGTTTCTCGATTTTCAAGAACAGCtgcaaaaagaaattttggaTCTTGAG TTCGAACGTCGCAATCCTGATTCAGATGGTAAGATAACGGAGACAGATTTCACAGAACTGTTGCTAGCCTACGCGGGTTATCCCGAGAACaagagaataaaaatgataaaaagagTAAAGAAACAGTTCGTAGATAATCCTCAAGGAGTCAGCAAAGAAGACTACTTAAAATtcttccattttttaaataatatcaatgatGTCGATACAGCTTTGACATTTTATCATATTGCCGGCGCGTCTATTGACCAAGCTACCTTGAAACATGTAGCGCGTACAGTAGCACACGTTGAATTGAGTGATCATGTAATTCAAGTCGTCTATactatttttgatgaaaatt TGGATGGACAACTGAGTAATCGTGAGTTTGTAGCAGTGATGAAGAATCGTGTCTTAAGAGGATTAGAAAAACCCAAGGACACTggatttgtaaaattaatgcaATCTATGATGAAATGTgcaaaaaatagttattcatttgataaataa
- the LOC123260118 gene encoding calcium uptake protein 1 homolog, mitochondrial isoform X1, which yields MSVQSRYFTIGKNIIFTQLSANSRHKLLSKTYKSQDQVIQVRGFRNFGHGINSDLSRTRTAMLGILAIGITAPYVNWKWIFKQIKKAFTVDAAEMLMEENKEKNNTSVEQADSELKKKKKKQKVGFRDRKIIEYENRIRHYSTPDKVFRYFATLQVSITDTHHEVYMTPDDFLRSMTPGVKQPEGLGLDQYKRFDPKNVHNKLELELDENSIFYKLGSAGLISFSDYIFLLTVLSTSRRHFEIAFRMFDFNGDGDVDSEEFSKVATLIRQQTSIGNRHRDHANTGNTFKGVNSALTTYFFGSNMDQKLTIEKFLDFQEQLQKEILDLEFERRNPDSDGKITETDFTELLLAYAGYPENKRIKMIKRVKKQFVDNPQGVSKEDYLKFFHFLNNINDVDTALTFYHIAGASIDQATLKHVARTVAHVELSDHVIQVVYTIFDENLDGQLSNREFVAVMKNRVLRGLEKPKDTGFVKLMQSMMKCAKNSYSFDK from the exons atgtcgGTGCAAAGTCGATACTTTACAATcggtaaaaatataatttttactcaattaTCTGCGAATTCACGTCACAAGCTTCTGAGTAAAACTTACAAAAGTCAAGATCAAGTGATTCAAGTGCGAGGATTTCGTAATTTTGGTCATGGAATCAACAGCGATTTGTCTAGAACTAGAACTGCCATGCTTGGGATCCTCGCAATTGGTATTACGGCACCTTACGTCAACTGGAAATG gattttcaaacaaataaaaaaagcatttACTGTCGACGCTGCTGAAATGTTGATggaagaaaataaagaaaagaataatACCTCCGTAGAACAGGCTGACTCCGaactcaagaaaaaaaagaagaagcaAAAAGTTGGATTTCGCGATCGCAAG ataATTGAATATGAAAACCGCATACGTCATTACTCAACACCCGACAAAGTATTCCGTTACTTTGCGACTCTTCAAGTGTCTATTACTGACACTCATCATGAGGTTTATATGACGCCCGATGACTTCTTGAGATCCATGACTCCTGGTGTTAAGCAACCTGAGg gtTTGGGATTAGATCAGTACAAACGATTTGATCCAAAG AACGTCCataataaattagaattagAATTAGACGAAAATAGTATCTTCTATAAACTTGGTAGCGCTGGATTGATAAGCTTCTCAGATTACATTTTCTTACTGACAGTCCTTTCAA cATCAAGAAGACATTTTGAAATAGCTTTCCGCATGTTTGATTTCAACGGCGACGGAGATGTTGATTCCGAAGAGTTCAGCAAAGTCGCGACATTAATAAGACAGCAAACGAGTATCGGAAACCGTCACCGCGACCATGCTAACACTGGTAACACCTTCAAAGGAGTAAACTCAGCATTGACCACTTACTTTTTCGGATCCAACATGGACCAGAAATTAACAATCGAAAAGTTTCTCGATTTTCAAGAACAGCtgcaaaaagaaattttggaTCTTGAG TTCGAACGTCGCAATCCTGATTCAGATGGTAAGATAACGGAGACAGATTTCACAGAACTGTTGCTAGCCTACGCGGGTTATCCCGAGAACaagagaataaaaatgataaaaagagTAAAGAAACAGTTCGTAGATAATCCTCAAGGAGTCAGCAAAGAAGACTACTTAAAATtcttccattttttaaataatatcaatgatGTCGATACAGCTTTGACATTTTATCATATTGCCGGCGCGTCTATTGACCAAGCTACCTTGAAACATGTAGCGCGTACAGTAGCACACGTTGAATTGAGTGATCATGTAATTCAAGTCGTCTATactatttttgatgaaaatt TGGATGGACAACTGAGTAATCGTGAGTTTGTAGCAGTGATGAAGAATCGTGTCTTAAGAGGATTAGAAAAACCCAAGGACACTggatttgtaaaattaatgcaATCTATGATGAAATGTgcaaaaaatagttattcatttgataaataa
- the LOC123259600 gene encoding uncharacterized protein LOC123259600, translating into MSLKYLLIFILGFIVFTSAQITLQRDSQNLKNSRRRNSKEQVNDFYDNQNYFQDIFMEHSKPLELEFGHVFENPSKWEQRFEKNDIENKRFQGKVRWGNNEGNYGEHYWDLNHRR; encoded by the exons atgagcCTGAAGTATTTACTGATTTTTATTCTTggatttattgtttttacaaGTGCTCAAATTACGCTCCAACGTGATTcacaaa atttaaagaATTCACGAAGAAGAAATAGCAAAGAACAAGTGAatgatttttatgataatcaaaattatttcca agATATTTTTATGGAGCATTCAAAGCCGCTGGAATTAGAATTTGGGCATGTATTTGAAAATCCAAGTAAATGGGAGCAGAGATTTGAGAAAAatgatattgaaaataaaagatttcaaggcaaa GTACGGTGGGGAAATAATGAAGGAAACTACGGTGAACATTATTGGGATCTTAATCAtagaagataa
- the LOC123259314 gene encoding recQ-mediated genome instability protein 1-like yields MPFNYENVKIQLHAEHYLMNDCWLKDCVGYYTTEVNPQAVQAEIVKFVKDQWILSDLREINDQRGCLPENLAQQKVTTLPGTYILQVEKGYDISTSKYKQVEKIRNVSSENIEVTEAEKNPTWEPKTKRMMYLYLTDGKQEVTAMEHKPIPFLKDHLLPGYKIMIKGPVICRRSVIMLESKNCSHVGGEIESLLIKNATENVLARALGLKENPDPYNDKKSDDKNEPLPLDEGMDIDMDALDKIEKKYDDNTSIKPPKTKSSSVTTSRTKRRESVLLDSLPVCFDSIEQAENEFADDFDDMIGMIDEANLNVVGGGDKDVEIEEVKIEAENTRAGAFPEDDFPTDLEFDEFEFDSFPYEKTTNMLEDKVVSESLNNVVDASSSKIFSNATASSSVKSNVTISNAKNNVTGSNVRNNPTNSTKSNFNFKSSSDSSHKPVKQSNETVNKIPEKITPSFSGSEVSRSSPMKNDNKISPSNNTVINPFVTPSKNPPKTIRKETPKRNLKNVQKITDFMKKSVTPKSDESKTSSALIDNYDLIKDIEKLMPVSREIDKKIKGTIISLANLERRDPNWYLQGVVSDNTGSISVSFSPAILNRLIGFNLAEFSQMKKLKKTDPEVANKLRQGLRGAEFKLSHLHTLLRCKLLPNNPVLFVESMLDLTGGQRKEV; encoded by the exons atgccttttaattatgaaaatgtcAAGATACAATTACATGCCGAGCATTATTTGATGAATGATTGTTGGTTAAAAGATTGCGTTGGTTATTACACAACAGAAGTCAACCCTcag GCAGTCCAAGCAGAAATTGTCAAGTTCGTAAAGGACCAATGGATTTTAAGTGACTTAAGAGAAATAAATGATCAGCGTGGCTGTTTACCTGAAAATCTTGCTCAGCAAAAAGTGACAACTCTTCCCGGTACTTATATTTTGCAG GTTGAAAAAGGATATGATATATCGACATCTAAATACAAGCAAGTAGAGAAGATACGGAACGTTTCTAGTGAAAATATCGAGGTGACTGAAGCTGAAAAAAATCCGACATGGGAACCCAAGACCAAGAGAATGATGTACCTGTATCTCACTGACGGCAAGCAAGAAGTTACTGCCATGGAACACAAACCTATACCTTTCTTGAAG gatcATTTACTACCAGGGTACAAAATTATGATCAAAGGACCTGTTATTTGTAGAAGATCGGTTATTATGCTAGAAAGTAAAAACTGTTCTCACGTTGGCGGTGAAATAGAAAGTTTGCTGATTAAAAACGCTACTGAAAATGTTTTAGCGCGTGCATT AGGACTTAAAGAAAATCCAGATccatataatgataaaaaatctgATGATAAAAATGAACCACTACCATTGGACGAAGGTATGGATATAGACATGGATGCTCTggataaaattgaaaagaaaTATGATGACAATACTAGCATAAAACCACCTAAAACAAAATCCTCGAGCGTTACAACGAGTAGGACCAAAAGAAGAGAAAGTGTACTGCTTGACAGTCTTCCTGTTTGCTTTGATAGTATCGAACAAGCTGAAAATGAATTCGCTGATGATTTTGATGACATGATAGGAATGATTGATGAAGCTAACTTGAATGTTGTTGGTGGCGGTGACAAGGATGTCGAAATAGAAGAAGTAAAAATTGAAGCTGAAAATACCAGAGCTGGAGCTTTTCCTGAAGATGATTTTCCGACTGATTTAGAGTTTGatgaatttgaatttgattCTTTTCCTTATGAAAAAACTACTAACATGCTAGAGGACAAAGTTGTAAGTGAATCTTTGAATAATGTTGTGGATGCTAGTAGtagtaaaattttcagtaatgCTACAGCTTCCAGTAGTGTTAAAAGCAACGTGACTATTAGTAATGCTAAGAACAATGTAACTGGTAGTAATGTTAGAAATAATCCAACTAATAGTACTAAGagtaactttaattttaaatcctcAAGTGATTCAAGTCACAAACCAGTAAAACAGAGTAATGaaactgtaaataaaatacctGAAAAAATAACTCCATCATTTTCTGGCAGTGAAGTTAGTCGTTCATCTCCGATGAAAAATGATAACAAAATTAGTCCATCTAATAATACAGTCATT aatcCATTTGTTACGCCGTCAAAAAACCCTCCGAAGACTATTAGAAAGGAGACGCCGAAGAGAAATCTGAAGAATGTACAAAAAATAACAGACTTTATGAAAAAAAGTGTGACACCTAAATCTGATGAAAGTAAAACGAGCTCTGCGTTGATAGATAACTATGACTTGATTAAAGACATTGAAAAACTGATGCCCGTTTCCAGAGAAAtcgacaaaaaaataaaaggcaCTATTATATCGCTTGCGAATCTTGAAAGAAGAGATCCCAATTGGTACTTGCAGGGAGTTGTTTCTGATAATACTGGAAGTATCAGTGTATCTTTTTCTCCAGCg ATACTTAACAGGTTGATTGGATTTAATCTCGCTGAATTTTCacagatgaaaaaattaaaaaagactGATCCTGAAGTCGCAAATAAATTAAGACAA ggGCTACGTGGAGCTGAATTCAAACTTAGTCATCTTCATACATTATTGAGGTGTAAATTATTACCCAATAATCCAGTTTTGTTTGTTGAGTCCATGCTTGATTTAACAGGAGGTCAAAGAAAAGAAGTTTAA